The genomic DNA AGGGATTCACCGTGAACCGATGCCTGGCGGTGACGCTGGCTGTCCTGCTTGTGAGCGCAGGGGTTTACCAATTGCGCAGTGAGTCCTTTCGTGCACACTTTGTACACGACAACCTGCTGTGCTTGTTTATTTTTAATCTACCGTGCCCCACAGATGCTGTGGACTTCCTTGTGGAGGAGACCGGTCTCAGGACTTTCTACGGAAGTCTGCAAGATGGTTCAATAATGCAGGTGTCGAATGGTTATTACATTCTTGCAGCCTTAGttctaaaatatgttttaaacattttttttttactacactcAAACACATATTTATtggtaatgatgataataatacaaatatacataaTCATTTGTGTGAATATTACTTCAGCATTATTGCAATGATCTAtgatttatgttttattttaaagaatatatatattcctgtaaaacaaaaaacgtttttaTCTTGATTATCTTTTGTTAtaacacaaaacccaaaaccggtgaagttggcacgttgtgccaatcgtaaataaaaacagactacaatgatttgcaaatccttttcaacttatattcaattgaatagactgcaaagacaagatatttaatgttcgagctgagaaacttgttttttttttgcaaataatcattaacttagaatttaatggcagcaacacattgcaaaaaagttggcacaggagcatttttaccactgtgttacatggcctttcctttaaacaacactcagtaaatgtttgggaactgagaagaccaattttttaagcttttctttcccattattgcttgatgtacagtttaagttgttcaacagtccggggtctccgttgttgtattttacgcttcataatgcgccacacattttcaatgggaaacaggtctggactacaggcaggccagtctagtacccgcactcttttactatgaagccacgctgttgtaacaggtgcagaatgtggcttggcattgtcttgctgaaataagcaggggcgtccatgataacgttgcttggatggcaacatatgttgctccaaaacctgtatgtacctttcagcattaatggtgccttcacagatgtgtaagttacccatgccttgggcactaatacacccccataccatcacagatgctggcttttcaactttgcgcctataacagtccgaatggttcttttcctctttggtccgcaagacacaacgtccacagtttcgtcggtttttgatgcagtaccacctgagggatcgaaggtcatgggctttgCAGCATAcatacagtgatttctccagattctttgaatcttttgatgatattacggaccgtagatggtggaatccctaaattccttgcaatagctcattgagaaatgttcttaaactgttggacaatttgctcacacatttgttcacaaagtggtgaccctcgccccatccttgtttgtgaatgactgagcatttcatggaagctgcttttatacccaaccacttgttcccaattagcctgttcacctgtgggatgttccaaataagtgtttgatgagcattcctcagtcttttttgccacttgtgccagcttttttgaaacatgttgcaggcatcaaattccaaatgagccaatatttgcaaaaaaataacaaagtttaccagttcgaatgttaagtgtcttgtttttgcagtctattcaattgaatataggttgaaaaggatttgcaaatcattgtattctgtttttatttacgacttacacaacgtgccaacttcactggttttgggttttgtatacagTTTGTAttgtaaaattatgttttatGAAATGTTTTTCTACTATGCAAATGCTCAATGTGGCTACAATTTGAATTTATAGCCTGTTCCTTTTTAATAGGAAATGAAATCGCTAATTTGTACTTTCCTTTTTATTTAACACacctttatattaaatatgcctaTAATAAAAGAGTGGGTCATTCATCCAGTTTATTTTATGCATATGCATTATCTTTAAATATTAAGTATTTTTACCCTATTTGCTCCAGCTGGTAATAAGCAATTGTTCCTTCTTGTCCCGCTGTAGATCTCCCTGTGGGACACATTCAGGTCATGGTGGGGAGCTGAAGAACTTGGAGCGATAAGAAGACGGAAAAAACCCATAGGCAGTAAAATCATCCTGAAGCCTAAACCTACAAAAGAATAACAAGTTAGCGTACTTTGCATTTAATAACAAGTCTTACATACCATAGAGCATTTTAATGGACATTAATGACACTTAACTGGTGACAATACAATCAGTGGTTCCCACCAGAGTCCATTAGGGATGATGGGTGGAGGTGGTGTTGAGTCGCTGAATGATGTCATCTAAATGATGTCATCTAATTTGCATAACTGACCATGACGCATGTGCGCACAAATGTAATTAACGCTGTGGGAGAGAGTATCAACGTGTGAGAGACAAAAAGTAagtaaaaaacatgaaaaagccTAACACATTTGTCACttcttgatgtttttttatgtcaCACAAACAAGACTTAGCTGACTGTGAgtgctttttagaaaataaatagTACTTTTTTGAGCTGAAGGGGTCTGAATACTCACTGAAAGTATCcacaaagtagggatgtccgataatatcggactgccgatattatcggacgataaatgttttaaaatgtagtatcggaaattatcggtatcggtttcaaaaagtaaaatgtatgactttttaaaacgccgctgtgtacacggacgtagggagaagtacagagcgccaataaaccttaaaggcactgcttgtgcgtgccggcccagtcacgtgatatctacggcttttcacacacacaagtgaatgcaaggcatacttggtcaacagccatacaggtcacactgagggtggccgtataaacaacttgaacactgttacaaatatgcgccacactgtgaacccacaccgaacaagaatgacaaacacatttcgggagaacatccgcaccgtaacacaacataaacacaacagaacaaatacccagaaccccttgcagcactaactcttccgggacgctacaatatacaccccccgctaccccctcccgcccccccaaccccgcccacctcaacctcctcatactctctcagggagagcatgtcccaaattccaagctgctgttttgaggcatgttaaaaaaaataatgcactttgtgacttcaataataaatatggcagtgccatgttggcacttttttccataacttgagttgatttattttggaaaaccttgttacattgtttaatgcatccagcggggcatcacaacaaaattaggcataataatgtgttaattccacgactgtatatatcggtatcggttgatatcggaatcggtaattaagacttggacaatatcggcaaaaaagccattatcggacatctctaccaccAAGTCATTGAGTTGGCAACAAAGAGCCCTCCTGCttcgtcttcttattctctggcggaCCAGGGCCCTCATGTAAAAACAGTTGCGTGGCTTTCCTACAAAATACGGACGTAAGATCAAATCCAGAAAATGGAGTGcgcaagtaaaaattcagatgtattaaagtgttcgcacgcacaaatccaagcacGTTTCTTTGTTACATCGCAATCTACTTGGAATCTGCCACGGTGTGTGTGGGTTGGCAGGCCCAAACCACGCCCCTTTATACATATGCAAATTATATTAAAACTAGCCATGTGCTTGACCTGGCATGGTCTGAGTAGGAGGTGGTTCTTTCTCCTGTTTCGAGCAAATGACAGAGCCATTGTCAGCCAAACATTGCCGTGTCTCCGAGAACTGGACGCAGGCGGAAATTCAAAAAAGAAATGGTTGCGTCAGAAAGAAAGTGAAGATGAGGACAGATGTGCGGCAAACGTTCGAAAAGATAGTCGCTACAATAATACGTAACCCTTTAGAAGAGGTAGGTGAATCTGATCAccccaatataaatataatttgtgtaatttacaacaaaatgttcttctagtacaggggtcggcaacccgcggctccggagcagcatgcggctctttgaccactctgatgcggctcagctgcatacttgccgaccccccgatttccccaggagacttatggatctcagtgactctcctagataactcccagggcaattataatcatattttcactctaattactaaattaagggcgtgccctaaatgcactgcagtaattgtcctttataacatttacaaacagcgtgccagcccagccacatgttgtatgtagctttaacttgcacacgtaggagacagcaaagcatacttactcatcagtcacacagtttacactgacggtagccgtataaaacaactttaacactgttacgttacaaatttgcgccacactgtgaacccacaccaaaaaataatgaaaaacaaatttctggagaacatccgcaccgtaacacaacataaccaatacccagaatcccatgcagccctaactcttcctgtctagattatacacccccgctaccaccaaaccccccccacacatcaaccctccccccctccgtgcgtcggttgagcggaagagttagggctgcatgggattctgggtatttgttgtgttgtgtttatgttgtgttacagtgcagatgttctccagaaatgtgtttgtcattcttttttggtgtgggttcaaagtgtggcgcatatttgtaacgtaacagtgttaaagttgtttttgtacggctaccgtcagtgtaagctgtgtggctgttgaactagtacgccttgctgtcacttacgtgaccaagcacaagctgcattctacatgtggtcgagcaggtacactgtttgggcagactgtagagggcgccaaaaacagtgccatcacgccctgaatttcgtgagtctcccggaaataataagggggttggcaagtatgacgctatcaagcgccattcattcaaaactcgcgggccgcactaacatcaaatttccatattaaggtgcgtgctggtgcgtgtgtctgagacccctggttaacatagcactaagcaatttaagctttgtatgcggtgtttttcattttaaaggcctactgaaattatttttttttatttaaacgggaatagcagatccattctatgtgtcatacttgatcatttcgcgatattgccatatttttgctgaaaggatttagtagagaaaatcgacgataaagttcgcaacttttgctcgctgataaaaaaagccttgcctgtaccggaagtagcgtgacgtcacaagcggtagtgctgctcacaattccccgttgtttacaatggagcgagagagattcggaccgagaaagtgacgattaccccattaatttgagtgaggatgaaagattcgtagatgaggaacgttacagtgaaggacttgagaggcagtgatggacgtatcttttttcgctctgaccgtaacttaggtacaagctggctcattggattccacactctctcctttttctattgtggatcacagatttgtattttaaaccattttagatactatatgctcttgaaaatgagagtcgcgaacgcgaaatggacattcacagtgactgaacatgtaaatacacgattaataattcagctttgcgaagctaaaaaaatagaagctaacctagatacgtagccaacttgatagcagcagtctcaaatgcagatagaaactaaattttaaaaaaacctgactggatggatagacagaagaccaataatactattaaaccatgaacatgtaaatacacgattaataatattccgcttggcgaagctaaaaaaaacagaagctaacctagctgcgtagccaacgcgatagcatcagtctcaaatgcagatagaaactaaataaaaaaaaccctgactggatggatagacagaagatcaataatactattaaaccatgaacatgtaaatacacgattaataatattccgcttggcgaagctaaaaaaacagaagctaacctagctgcgtagctaacttagatgcggcggcgggcgttgtacgcttttgacgacaccccggccgccatcagagtcggcaagaaacatatatttccccaaagttacgtacgtcacatgcacatatcgacacgcacgtacgggcaatcgatcaaatgtttggaagccaaagctgtactcaccgtagtgcgtctgctatcctgctcaaaacacaacacaacctcctggtgttggtgttgctgtagtccgctgctccaccgatcgcacctacaactttcttatttgcagtctccattgtccattaaacaaattgctcaatcgctttattaacaagcggtaaatggttgtagttcaaaaagtaacgcacacacatacacgagctgctgttagccaaaagtcacgatcacacacactcaagttctccgccaactcactcgcgcatgcgcgttccccaaacccttaaagacagtacactaatgcaaatatcacggatattaacagtattgtacttagccgctaagacaccgatcgatcccacctacaacgttcttctttgcagtctccattgttcattaaacaaattgcaaaagattcagaatactgtggaattttgtcaaagaaaacaagaggcttttctatcgggtccgatggggtacaaccacttccgttgcttttgtgacgtcacgcgcataaatcatatccaaaggagtttttcaaccggaagtgtggcgggaattttaaaattgcactttataagttaacccggctgtattggcatgtgttgcaatgttaagatttcatcattgatatacaaactatcagactgcgtggttggtagtagtggctttcagtaggcctttaaattaaaaacatttttttgtggctcccattattttctttaattagtgaaacttgccaaaatggctctttgagtggtaaagattgccgacccctgttctagtacCATGCTCACATGAGCTCGATTGGAGTTTCATGTGgtagacggaagccatttcttagtaaaaactTAGTAaaaactctcagaccatgagaaactaaattctcttgtctgatgagacaaagattgaactctctggtgtgaatgccaggcgtcatgtttggaggaagcatggtggtggcagcatcatgctgtggggatgtttttcagtggcaggaactggggGACCAGTCAGGATGgacggaaagatgaatgcagcaatgtactgagacatcctggatgaaaaccaacgcttctgattacacctgatggagcttgagaggtgctgcaaagaggactgggccaaactgcccaaagataggtgtggcaagcttgtggcatcgtatagaagaagacttgaggctgtaaatgTTGCcacaggtgcatcaacaaagtaatgagggaaggttgtgaatacttatgtacacgtgatttttttagttttttttttttttaaatacatttgcaaaatacaTACCGGTAATCATTATAGGGTATTtactccattttggaataaggctgtatcataacaaaatgtggaaaaagtctagcgctgtgaatactttccgggtgCACTGTACCATTCAGGCAAACACAGGCGACTGCAGCATGCTCCGAGATTTACAAGGGCCCCCACACTCCTAATAAAAAACGATTACAGAGTTGCCTTACTAttcaaaacctttattttgttgttttaaatgatgcacttaaaaatacatcaaaaacACTAGATAGTGATTGTTGAGGCAGAAATATGGTACAATCGACCCTGAAATTTTATAAATAAATCGCACAAATTGAaaggaaggaacatcaatcctcaaacaAGAGTTTCTGTtttttcatgctgttaactatctgtctagctgcacacgctggaaacgaatAGAGAGGgcggattaaaaaatatattgacagtgcagccgatgtgtttactttgctatTAAATTGCAGTCTCAAggaaatataacctgcggaggaaCTTTCTGAAGAaatttcgatgtccggcccctaAGCCCTTGGGtttttgaaactgcggccctcttcattatgtagttgaatatccCCGCTGTAGCGTCCCTATGAATGTTATAGCTGAATGTATGCGAAACACAGATCCTATGTTATTATGTAAGTACTGGGAATTATGATTAGTGAAGAATATATGAAGGACATATTTAAATATTCCTATCTGCACCAAATAATTATTACTTtgtgaataaatacatgtaaataatagAAACCATTCTTAGCCAAACACCTGCCCAGTCGCACACTGGCTCTAAGTAGATACAGTgtacctagaccaggggtcaccaacgcggtgcccgcgggcaccaggtagcccgtaaggaccagatgagtagcccgctggcctgttctaaaaatagctcaaatagcagcacttactgcctctattttttaaattttattcatttactagcaagctggtctcactttgcccgacatttttaattctaagagagacaaaactcaaatagaatttgaaaatccttgtttaaataaattcataatttttttttactttgcttcttataactttcagaaagacaattttagagaaaaaatacaaccttaaaaatgattttaggattttttaacacatatacctttttaccttttaaattccttcctcttctttcctgacaatttaaatcaatgtttaagtaagtttattttttttattgtaaagaataataaatacattttaatttaattcttcattttagcttctgttttttcgacgaagaatatttgtgaaatatttcttcaaacttattatgattaaaattcaaaaaaattattctggcaaatctagaaaatctgtagaatcaaatttaaatcttatttcaaagtcttttgaatttcttttaaaatttttgttctggaaaatctagaagaaataatgatttgtctttgttagaaatatagcttggtccaatttgttatatattctaacaaagtgtagattggattttaacctatttaaaacatgtcatccaaattctaaaattaatcttaatcaggaaaaattactaatgatgttccataaattatttttataattttttcaaaaagattcgaattagctagtttttgtcttccttttttcggttgaattttgaattttaaagagtcgaaattgaagataaactatgtttcaaaatttaattgtaatttttttcgtgttttctcctcttttaaaccgttcaattaagtgtaaatatcattaattattcataataacatagagttaaaggtaaattgagcaaattggctatttctggcaatttatttaagtgtgtatcaaactggtagcccttcgcattaatcagtacccaagaagtagctcttggtttcaaaaaggttggtgacccctgacctagaccgATGAGCGTACATTGGAAACCTCAGCTCTTAGTGACATCCACACTCCTTCGCCACCACATCGGGGCGGACGACGAGAAACGTCCCGTCCTCGTTGTGGTCCACCATCTCCAGGGGCTCGTAGGCCACGGGCACGCAGCATGGCGCCCGCTCGTGCACGTTCCCGCTCTCGATGTGCTTGATGACCAGCACGGCATGGTTTGTGGTTTTGACCATAGGCACCTTGCACAAGCCGTGACAGTTGTTGATGTCGGCGGTGTCTGGCGAGACCACGTACCTCTCCAGGGCCACGGTGAGGCTCCTCAGGCCGCACACGGGCCAGAGGGCACTAGATCTGGTGGCCCTCGGCTGTGGCAAAATCTCCCGGCCCACTGTCTTCAGGGCCTTCAGCAAGAGGAAGGCGCAGTACTGGCTTTCTCCTGAAGAAAATGAAACAGATAGCAAGAGTCACTGCTAAGTACATTTTaactaccgcattttccggactataaggcgcacttaaaatcctttttttctcctcaaaatcgacagtgcgccttataaccctaatgtacggaataattctggttttgctcaccgacctcgaagcaaatttatttggtacatggtgtaatgataagtgtgaccagtagatggcagtcaaacataagagatacgtgtagactgcactatgatggcaatatgactcaagtaaacaacaccgacattttatatgttccattgaaaatatataacattacacacggcgcacaaaaatctatcacaatgttttagtacgactttggtaagctatgaagccgctccgcttgaaggattgtcggcgcattaaacacacgagtattatcatggtgtgtgtataaggtaagacatattatctggcattttgtttcgcaatattatgcaaaagcaacttttcttaccttctgatctgtatttgggatctgcataaatcctgaaaaattgcgcaagtccacctttgtagtccatgcTGACGACGTagtcgttattgattgaagtaaagtctgaatgtcattaaaacagttagctccatcttttgacacttcttccactcccgtccttgcacgctacacaacaaagatgactgggagaagacgctgccgaaggtgagccacgtaaataagaccgcccaccaaacaaatatatatatatatatatatatatatatatatatatatatatatatatatatatatatatatatatatatatatatatatatgtatatatatatatatatatatgtatatatatatatatatatattccttacacactaattgactaaaagagtgtGCACTTGCCGCACGCTCGCCTGACACTGCGgtgcgagcgcgatgatgtcataatatcgatgggaaaatgcattttttgacaatatgatttgcctgccacccggcggaggaaactctcccttagagatagggtgagaagctctgtcatccggggggagctcaaagtaaagccgctgctcctccacatcgagaggagccagatgaggtggttcgggcatctggtcaggatgccacccgaacgcctccctagggaggtgtttagggcacgtccgaccggtaggaggccacgggaaagacccaggacacgttgggaagactatctctcccggctggcctgggaacgcctcgggatcccctgggaagagctggacgaagtggctggggagagggaagtctgggcttccctgcttaggctgctgcccccgcgacccgacctcggataagcggaagaagatggatggatggatgatttgcctgagcagataggagaccccgagagtaacaagcggtagaaaatagattagaaaggacaaataaatgtaaaaaacttgagacttcccacgggccggattttggacgctggcgggccgtactcAGGTAGTAGTTTGGGGAACCCTGCCTtataccttttttatttttttagaacctaATCATTTTGGCGAAGGTCACTGTAGAAGCCTAAATGATGTttaaattaatttacattttatggaataaatcaatcaatcaatgttttttatatagccctaaatcacaagtgtatcaaagggctgcacaagccacaacgacatcctcggtacagagcccacatacgagcagggaaaaactcaccccagtgggacgtcgatgtgaatgactatgagaaaccttggagaggaccgcatatgtgggtaacccccccccctctaggggagaccgaaaggtgctttatgtttattcagccaaaaggggactatttactttatttaaataatacgaaaatgtatatattgcatgcttagaataattataaggtacactttatttgtaattattatatttGTCTGAATAATTTGATGACGTACTATTTTATACTGCTTTAAAACAGTGAAGATTAcgtaactgtttaattgcatatgtggtggaaggatctgtgtggtaagATGGTTTTGGACACAATGTATTGTGGGTAATGGTAGTCAGGTATTGTGGAattgagccacacagtttttttaacttactcttactttttctaactctttCTTATAGTAACAAACTCGCTtcattttgccattcatttgttcccacatcgttattgttttacgtttttgaaTGATTCAGTTCATAAGTAAAcgatacaaaacgaagaggagcgtctggagttttgtttgttgTCAAGCGTCAAGCTAAGGCTTCATTAGGAATCTACAGTCACCATGTTTATAAAATGTTGTTTGCTCAGAGTCTACTCCGTGtggtgtataccgtatttttcggactataagtcactccggagtataagtcgcaccggccgaaaatgcataataaagaaggaaaaaaaacataagtcgcactggagtataagtctgtcacgactgggttcttgggttttgtttctccagaaggcaacggaaagttggcgcgagccagacgtgagtttgaatacatgatttattattttttaacactaataaactacaaacaaaaaggaagcaaacaaatggcgcgcacaaaggcggaaatacaaacttgactaagaaacaaaagacatgcacgtgggcacaaaaactatgaacaataaaacaaaaacactaactgtggcataaatgaacaaaacttacttggtaaagaactgtgacacgacatgaagcagagcGACGAAATAGTgggaggacgccaggacgaacaacagaaacagacagatttaaatagtgacgtgatcagtgaaaacaggtgtgtgactcgaaacgtgaaacaggtgcgtgacaagacaggtgaaaactaatgggtgaccatggaaaccaaaccaaacaaggaagtgcacaaaaagtccaaaaccaaatccgaacatgactaaaacaaaacataatcacagacatgacagagccccccccttacggacagatcccagatgtccaaaacaaacaaaacaaggcaggatcgagagtcatgggagggcgggagggggacatggcggtgggtcgccagaccaggtgtccccgaatccaccggggcaggatcaggtggcggcgacgcgtagaccgccgctgtacctgacgaggtgggcgacccgggaatggccatatccatggccgacggggaggtgggcgcacttggcgtagcggccgaccaggtagtggccacatccgtggccgacgaggaggtcggcgtacctggcgtggcggacgcccatggactggccacatccatggccgacgagaaggcaggcgcttcgtcgacgtggcagtcgcagatgacgaagcttggcgtggtgcgtcgggcggaaaagcttggcgtggcgtgtcctggcagcgtgggtcttggtcttggcagcgtgggtcttggtgttggtcttggcagtcttggtcttggcagtcttggtgttggtcttggtagtcttggtgttggtcttggcagtcttggtgttggtcttggcagtcttggtcttgggtctt from Entelurus aequoreus isolate RoL-2023_Sb linkage group LG27, RoL_Eaeq_v1.1, whole genome shotgun sequence includes the following:
- the LOC133644191 gene encoding uncharacterized protein LOC133644191 isoform X2: MAFKSYPSFKTSQASTMPYDRILSIQKLNEVPNPWKGFTVNRCLAVTLAVLLVSAGVYQLRNAVDFLVEETGLRTFYGSLQDGSIISPCGTHSGHGGELKNLER
- the LOC133644191 gene encoding uncharacterized protein LOC133644191 isoform X1; its protein translation is MAFKSYPSFKTSQASTMPYDRILSIQKLNEVPNPWKGFTVNRCLAVTLAVLLVSAGVYQLRNAVDFLVEETGLRTFYGSLQDGSIMQISLWDTFRSWWGAEELGAIRRRKKPIGSKIILKPKPTKE